From a region of the Sminthopsis crassicaudata isolate SCR6 chromosome 6, ASM4859323v1, whole genome shotgun sequence genome:
- the RPS3A gene encoding small ribosomal subunit protein eS1 has product MAVGKNKRLTKGGKKGAKKKVVDPFSKKDWYDVKAPAMFNIRNIGKTLVTRTQGTKIASDGLKGRVFEVSLADLQNDEVAFRKFKLITEDVQGKNCLTNFHGMDLTRDKMCSMVKKWQTMIEAHVDVKTTDGYLLRLFCVGFTKKRNNQIRKTSYAQHQQVRQIRKKMMEIMTREVQTNDLKEVVNKLIPDSIGKDIEKACQSIYPLHDVFVRKVKMLKKPKFELGKLMELHGEGGGSGKPSGDETGTKVERADGYEPPVQESV; this is encoded by the exons ATGGCGGTGGGCAAGAATAAGCGCCTCACCAAAGGCGGCAAAAAAGgggccaagaagaaagt AGTTGATCCATTTTCCAAGAAGGATTGGTATGATGTGAAAGCACCAGCTATGTTCAACATTCGCAATATTGGCAAGACACTGGTGACGAGGACTCAAGGaacaa AAATTGCCTCTGATGGTCTCAAGGGTCGAGTCTTTGAAGTGAGCCTTGCTGATTTGCAGAATGATGAAGTTGCTTTTCGGAAGTTCAAGTTAATTACTGAAGATGTTCAGGGTAAAAATTGTTTGACCAATTTCCATGGAATGGATCTTACCAGGGACAAAATGTGCTCCATGGTCAAAAAATGGCAG ACTATGATTGAAGCCCATGTTGATGTCAAAACTACCGATGGCTACTTGCTCCGCCTCTTTTGTGTTGGTTTTACCAAAAAGCGCAACAACCAGATCCGTAAGACCTCTTACGCCCAGCACCAACAGGTCCGTCAGATTcgtaagaaaatgatggaaatcATGACCCGAGAGGTGCAGACAAATGACTTGAAAGAAGTTGTCAATAAACT aattcCAGACAGCATCGGGAAAGACATAGAAAAGGCTTGCCAATCCATTTACCCTCTCCATGATGTATTTGTTCGAAAAGTCAAGATGCTCAAGAAGCCCAAATTTGAAT tgggAAAATTAATGGAACTTCATGGTGAAGGTGGTGGCTCTGGAAAACCTTCAGGAGATGAAACTGGCACAAAAGTTGAAAGGGCTGATGGCTATGAACCACCAGTTCAAGAATCTGTCTAA